The genomic DNA ATCCCCGGTGTGGTGATCGCCGCGCCGGCCCGTCCCGACGATGCCGCGGCGATGCTGCATACCTGTGTCGACGCCGCGAAAACTGCTGGGGCGGTGTGTATTTACCTTGAACCCATCGCCTTGTACCACACCAAGGACCTCTACGCCGACGGCGACCAGCAGTGGCTGGCGCCCTACCCGCAGCGGCCGGTGCGCATCGGGCAGGCCCGCACCTACGGCGACGGGGCCGACCTGACCATCCTGACGTTCGGCAACGGCTTGTGGATGAGCCTTCGGGTGGCTCGCCGCTTGGAGCAGGCTGGGATTGCCGTCCGGGTAGTCGACCTGCGTTGGCTGTCGCCACTGCCGGTCGAGGACATGCTGCGCGAAGCGGATGCGACCGGGCGGGTGCTCATCGTCGACGAGACCCGCCGCACCGGGGGTGTGGGAGAAGGCGTGCTGGTCGAACTCGCTGACCACGGCTTCGCCGGCCGGGTGCAGCGGGTGTCCAGTGCCGACAGCTTCATCCCGCTGGGCGATGCCGCGCTGGAGGTGCTGTTGTCCGAGGACACCATCGAGGCTGCCGCGGTGAAACTGGTCGGCCAACGGGCTTGATAGCTTGACTCCCATGGCTGAAGCTGTAACGCCCGACCCGACCCGTCCGCTGGCCGGGGTGCGCATCGTCGAGATCTCCAGCTTCGTCGCCGTGCCGCTGGCCGGCATGACTCTGGCTCAGTTGGGTGCCGAGGTGGTTCGGGTGGACCCCATCGGCGGCGCTGCCGACTATCAGCGCTGGCCGCTGACCGACGGCGGCGACAGCATCTACTGGGCCGGGCTGAACAAGGGCAAGCGCTCGCTGGCCGCCGATATGCGTTCGCCCGAGGGGCAGCAGCTGGTACAGCGGCTGGTCGCGGAGTCCGGAGTTCTCATCACGAATGTGGCGGGACGCCAATGGCATTCGTACGATGTGTTGTCCGGGTTGCGTGCCGACCTGATCCACGTCGAGGTATCCGGGCGGGCCGACGGCGGCACCGGAGTGGATTACACCGTCAACGCCGGGTTGGGCTTCCCCCTGGTCACCGGGCCCGCGCAGTTGGCCACCCCGGTCAACCATGTGCTGCCGGCCTGGGATGTCAGCTGCGGGTTGTACGTGGCGCTGGCCGTCAGTGCCGCACTGCGCCATCGCGATGCCACCGGTGAGGGTGCGCGGATCAGCATTCCGCTGGAGAACGTCGCACTCGCCACCGCAGGCAATCTCGGATTCCTGACCGAGGTGATGATCAACGGCACCGGGCGCGAACGCCTCGGCAACACGCTGTACGGCACCTACGGGCAGAACTTCACCAGCGGCGACGGCGTCGGGTTCATGCTCGTCGCTCTCACCGGCCGACACTTCCGTGACCTCACCGAGGTCACCGGGACCACCAAAGCCGTTGCCGCCCTTGCCGAGGCATTCGGTGCCGATTTCAGCGACGAAGGTCAGCGCTACATCCACCGGGATGCCCTGACCGGACTGTTCACTTTGTGGTTCAGCGAACACACGGCCGAGGAGATCAGCGCGGCGCTCTCGGGTACCTCGGTGCTCTGGGAGCGGTACCGGAGCTTCGCCGAGGTTGCCGTCGACGAGCGGGTGGTCGCCAACCCGCTGTTTACCCCGCTGGAGCAACCCCGCATCGGCACCTACCTGGCGCCAGGCTTGCCCGTCTCGATCGGGGGGATGTATCCGCCGGCTGTCGCCGCGCCCGCACTCGGTGATGACACCACTTCCGTTCTGGCCGAACACCTCGGGATGGGCGCCGACGAGATCGCGGGCCTGACCCGATCAGGTACCGTCGCAACAGGTACTGACAAGCGGTGAGTACCCTTTTGGCGCTGTTGGACGTGTGCGCGCACGCGGACGGCGACGTGTTCACCGGGCAGGCCAGTGGTCCGGCCGGCAAGCGCGCCTACGGCGGTCTGCTGGCAGCGCAGAGCCTGGCAGCCGCCTGCCGGACCGTGGGAGATGACCGGTCTCCGACCAACATGCACCTTCAATTCCTGCGCGGCGGGGACGCCGGGGAACCCGTCGAGCACCGCGTGCACCGGGTGTACGACGGGCGCACGGCGTCGGCCCGACGGGTCGAATCGTATGAGCACGGGCGCATGCTGACGACGGCCACGGTGTCGTTCGCGACAGCGCTCGCCGGGCCTGACCACGGCCTGGGCGCGATGCCGCACGATCCCGAGGTGCTGCCGTGCACCGGCCCGCCCGGACCGGCGCCCTCCCTTCCGCTCGACGAATTCGACATCCGCATCGCCGACGACGGCTCAGGTGAGGAGTTCGTGCGCCGGATGTGGTGGCGGGTCACCACTGAACTTCCGGACGATCCGTTGGTGCACACGCTGATTGCGGTGTACATCACCGATCTGTATGGGATCGATCCGGCGTTGGCCGTACACGGCCACAGCATGCGGTCGCGCAGCCACCGCAGTGGCACCACCGATTCGTCGATCTGGTTTCACCGTCCGGTACAGGCCGGGGACTGGAATCTGCTGGAGTCGCGCTCACCGGCCGCCGCGCGGGGTCGCGGGCTGATCACGTCGAGTCTGCTGCGCGCCGACGGCGCGGTCGCCGCCACCCTCGTGCAGGAGGGGTTGGTCGCCGAGCGCTTGGTCGACTGATCGCTACGGCTTCGGTCCCAGGCAGTTGTCAGGACTCCAGTCGTTGAGATGGCGCACACCGTGGAGGACTTCGACGAAGTGCGGTGCGATGAAAGTCTTCGTGATCGCCATCAGCACCATCAGGACGCCGATGGTGGCGAACCCGGATATGGCGATGGCGCTCAGCGGGGTGCGCTCGCCCGGTAGACGATCCCAGCGGGTATAGAACAGTAGCGCCGCGAAATGCCATGAACCATAGACCAATACGTTCAGGCCCCACATGCCGGTGTCGTTGTCGAAGCAATAGTTGGAGCCGGAGTATGCGAACGTTTCGCCAAGAGGCATGATGCCGGCCAGGAGCAGACACAGTACAGCGTGACGGGCCATTGAGTCGCGGGCCAGCACGCCGCCAGTGCGGTCGAGCAGCTGGCTGACCATCCGGTAGAGCGTCCCCAAGATGACCGTGTAGAAGCTGAACACGCTGACGGTCATGGGCAACATGAACAGCGGTACACCATTGGGATTCCAGGCGGTGTTGAAGGCGAAATGGCCGTGTAGGACCTCGTACCACGGGTCGGTGCCGATGAATCCGCCCAGCACGGCCCAGATGGTCAGGAAGACGCCCATCCTGAAGCCGTACAACTCGGACAGCGGGCGTCCGCGGTCTTCGGGTGCCCGCAACACCAGCGGCCAGATGAGTGTGCCGAGCGC from Mycobacterium sp. DL440 includes the following:
- a CDS encoding CoA transferase gives rise to the protein MAEAVTPDPTRPLAGVRIVEISSFVAVPLAGMTLAQLGAEVVRVDPIGGAADYQRWPLTDGGDSIYWAGLNKGKRSLAADMRSPEGQQLVQRLVAESGVLITNVAGRQWHSYDVLSGLRADLIHVEVSGRADGGTGVDYTVNAGLGFPLVTGPAQLATPVNHVLPAWDVSCGLYVALAVSAALRHRDATGEGARISIPLENVALATAGNLGFLTEVMINGTGRERLGNTLYGTYGQNFTSGDGVGFMLVALTGRHFRDLTEVTGTTKAVAALAEAFGADFSDEGQRYIHRDALTGLFTLWFSEHTAEEISAALSGTSVLWERYRSFAEVAVDERVVANPLFTPLEQPRIGTYLAPGLPVSIGGMYPPAVAAPALGDDTTSVLAEHLGMGADEIAGLTRSGTVATGTDKR
- a CDS encoding acyl-CoA thioesterase II, translating into MSTLLALLDVCAHADGDVFTGQASGPAGKRAYGGLLAAQSLAAACRTVGDDRSPTNMHLQFLRGGDAGEPVEHRVHRVYDGRTASARRVESYEHGRMLTTATVSFATALAGPDHGLGAMPHDPEVLPCTGPPGPAPSLPLDEFDIRIADDGSGEEFVRRMWWRVTTELPDDPLVHTLIAVYITDLYGIDPALAVHGHSMRSRSHRSGTTDSSIWFHRPVQAGDWNLLESRSPAAARGRGLITSSLLRADGAVAATLVQEGLVAERLVD